In Chloroflexota bacterium, the following proteins share a genomic window:
- a CDS encoding glycosyltransferase: MPLISVVTACFNEEENVHLLYERVKSVFERLPGYGYEHIFIDNASRDGTVSALRKLAKCDRSVKVIVNARNFGHIRSPYHALLQSSGEATICLAADLEDPPELIFDFIKRWEEGYKIVAGVKRSTEDGLVLRLIRRLAYRVLSRVSSLQLIPNFTGFGLYDRVVVDTLRSIDDSYPYFRGLVSEIGFEPAYVYFDKPRRTHGKTKNDFFTLFDMAMLGLVKHSRMPMRFATLAGFFMSAVSLMIAIGYLVAKLIFWNRFEFGQAPILIGIYFFASVQIFFIGVLGEYVGAIHTQVRKLPLVVERERINFT, encoded by the coding sequence GTGCCACTAATTAGCGTAGTAACCGCGTGTTTCAACGAGGAAGAAAACGTACACCTCCTCTACGAACGGGTTAAATCCGTCTTTGAGCGCCTGCCGGGGTATGGCTACGAGCACATTTTCATCGACAATGCGTCGCGCGACGGAACAGTCAGCGCTCTCAGGAAGCTGGCGAAATGCGACAGGTCGGTCAAGGTGATCGTCAACGCGCGCAATTTCGGCCACATCCGCTCACCGTATCACGCGCTGCTCCAGTCGAGCGGTGAGGCGACGATTTGCCTCGCGGCCGACCTCGAGGACCCACCCGAGCTGATTTTCGATTTCATAAAGCGGTGGGAAGAAGGGTACAAGATTGTTGCCGGGGTGAAGAGGTCGACGGAGGATGGTCTCGTTCTTCGTCTGATTCGGCGCCTGGCGTACCGCGTACTATCGCGCGTGTCGAGCCTGCAGTTGATACCCAATTTCACTGGCTTCGGGCTGTACGACCGCGTCGTTGTCGACACGCTTCGATCGATCGACGATTCCTACCCGTATTTCCGCGGGTTGGTCTCCGAAATTGGGTTCGAGCCCGCATACGTGTATTTTGATAAGCCGCGTCGGACGCACGGGAAGACAAAGAACGATTTCTTCACCCTCTTTGATATGGCGATGCTGGGTCTCGTCAAACACTCCCGCATGCCCATGCGATTTGCAACCCTCGCAGGGTTTTTCATGTCGGCCGTGAGTCTAATGATCGCCATCGGATATCTTGTCGCGAAGCTAATATTCTGGAACCGGTTCGAGTTCGGCCAGGCGCCAATCCTGATCGGGATCTACTTCTTTGCCTCCGTGCAGATCTTCTTCATAGGTGTGCTCGGTGAGTACGTCGGAGCGATCCACACGCAGGTGAGAAAGCTCCCACTTGTTGTCGAGCGCGAGCGCATCAACTTCACATAG
- a CDS encoding FkbM family methyltransferase, protein MDELLVHETLQKLLAEDRESSIERAKTTLDNLVGPIGRRPVVLFGAGALGRKTLNGLRRLNLEPVAFADNDVRKAGTEVEGIRVFTLQTLIDELGTDLSVIVTVFSEGHRYLSTRERLRAAGVTAIAPFAALAWKFPDYFLPHMRIELPQDVLAHGADLNRALGCFSDAGSRKLFVSHVRWRLHLDFDGLPPPVQHQYFPPDIVQTKPGDVIVDCGAYIGDTLQYALSSPHVHFSRWIAYEPDAFNYAQLIGYVRSLPLAIRESVEARNAAVTDRTGIVRFNSDSNTGSSISREGQAVVNAVALDDEMADQPVALLKLDVEGAEIEALRGAERCIRKNRPIIALELTHNLRDLWVIPSYIKDLTLRYELFLRSHEDDGTDLVLYAVPSR, encoded by the coding sequence TTGGACGAGCTCCTGGTGCACGAGACTTTACAGAAGCTCCTGGCAGAGGACCGTGAGTCATCCATCGAGCGAGCTAAGACGACACTTGATAACCTGGTGGGGCCGATCGGCAGGCGACCAGTTGTCCTTTTCGGTGCCGGCGCGCTGGGAAGAAAGACACTCAACGGCCTCCGTCGACTAAACCTAGAACCCGTTGCGTTTGCGGACAACGACGTGCGCAAGGCTGGTACCGAAGTCGAGGGCATTCGCGTTTTTACTCTCCAAACCTTGATCGACGAACTCGGCACCGACTTGTCGGTCATCGTAACGGTCTTCTCAGAAGGTCATCGGTATCTTTCCACGCGAGAGCGGCTTCGCGCCGCCGGAGTCACAGCCATCGCACCGTTTGCCGCTCTCGCGTGGAAATTTCCTGACTACTTCCTACCGCACATGCGGATTGAACTGCCGCAAGACGTATTGGCACATGGTGCCGACTTAAACCGGGCGTTAGGCTGTTTTTCGGATGCTGGTTCGCGGAAACTCTTTGTATCCCACGTTCGTTGGCGATTGCACCTTGACTTTGATGGATTGCCGCCTCCGGTGCAACATCAGTACTTCCCTCCTGACATAGTCCAAACGAAGCCGGGCGACGTCATCGTCGATTGCGGAGCATATATTGGCGACACACTTCAATACGCCCTTTCCAGTCCTCACGTCCACTTTAGCCGCTGGATCGCGTACGAACCAGACGCTTTTAACTACGCCCAGCTTATCGGTTACGTTCGGTCGCTGCCGCTTGCTATTCGCGAGTCTGTTGAGGCGAGAAATGCAGCCGTGACCGACCGCACAGGAATCGTTCGTTTCAATTCGGATAGTAACACCGGTTCGTCTATTTCTCGCGAAGGTCAAGCGGTGGTGAACGCCGTAGCTCTCGACGATGAAATGGCGGATCAGCCTGTCGCTCTTCTCAAACTTGACGTGGAGGGGGCAGAGATCGAAGCATTGCGAGGGGCAGAACGGTGTATACGTAAGAACCGGCCGATCATCGCCCTCGAACTCACTCACAATCTGAGAGACCTGTGGGTGATACCGAGCTATATCAAGGACCTCACGCTCAGATACGAGCTTTTCTTGCGCTCTCACGAAGACGACGGGACAGATCTGGTCCTTTATGCCGTGCCGAGTCGTTAG
- a CDS encoding glycosyltransferase family 2 protein, giving the protein MRLSICIPTHNGRRETLRTLLDSILAQRNIADDDALEICISDNASADQTSQLIQEYQRVSPFPIKYFRFAVDVGVRNFANVVEMASFEWCWLVGSDDVLLPNAVEAVSEALRAYPGVGGITVGKVNMDSTLSEFKSEDHNLALPARPLETRIMTDVGELALPFAYMSAHLFRRDDWRRVVQAYGIEYVESLRHFPHAFIFSQIAAREPWLWLGKHLVLQRLDNSCVMEALDQQKHRYATQVTEDLIAVAVAAYGAPRRDLLRRLFMIYWNPWLVVRYRACLSAEEDRAIRTQCFRWFRLTPLFWVTSAPILVLPRSIPHFFLAWLCGIEIPRSIRRTGSWAVHRTLAAFRIEKEVASRRRSAQEAANSYRIGSSNLHGDEV; this is encoded by the coding sequence ATGAGGCTTTCGATTTGTATCCCAACGCATAATGGCAGACGAGAGACGCTTCGGACATTGCTAGATAGTATTCTAGCCCAACGGAACATTGCCGACGACGACGCATTAGAGATTTGTATTAGCGATAATGCATCTGCCGATCAGACTTCGCAATTGATACAGGAATACCAACGTGTGAGCCCCTTCCCGATCAAATATTTTCGATTCGCGGTGGATGTGGGGGTTAGGAACTTTGCCAACGTCGTCGAGATGGCGTCGTTTGAATGGTGCTGGCTTGTCGGGTCCGATGATGTGCTGCTTCCCAATGCGGTAGAGGCTGTCAGTGAGGCGCTGCGTGCATACCCGGGGGTCGGTGGCATTACGGTTGGCAAGGTCAACATGGATTCAACCCTGTCGGAGTTCAAGAGCGAGGACCATAACCTCGCTCTTCCAGCACGCCCACTGGAAACGCGGATAATGACCGACGTGGGTGAGCTAGCTCTGCCTTTCGCTTACATGTCAGCGCACCTATTTCGACGCGATGACTGGCGGCGGGTCGTGCAGGCATACGGTATAGAATACGTTGAGAGCTTACGACACTTCCCACACGCTTTTATTTTCAGTCAAATAGCGGCTCGTGAGCCCTGGCTATGGCTGGGGAAGCACCTCGTGCTGCAGCGCCTCGACAATTCATGTGTGATGGAAGCGCTGGATCAGCAAAAGCACAGGTATGCGACGCAAGTTACAGAGGATTTGATTGCCGTGGCGGTGGCGGCCTACGGTGCACCGAGGCGGGATCTGTTACGGCGGCTCTTTATGATTTATTGGAATCCCTGGTTGGTGGTCAGGTATCGAGCATGTCTCTCGGCGGAAGAAGACCGGGCCATCCGAACACAATGCTTTCGATGGTTTAGACTTACGCCGCTGTTTTGGGTTACATCCGCCCCGATTCTAGTACTGCCGCGGTCAATACCACACTTTTTCCTGGCCTGGCTGTGTGGGATTGAAATTCCGAGAAGCATCCGGCGAACGGGTTCATGGGCCGTGCACCGAACGCTGGCCGCCTTTCGCATTGAAAAAGAGGTCGCTTCACGGCGACGGTCCGCGCAGGAGGCCGCAAATTCGTATAGGATTGGTAGCTCTAACCTTCATGGCGACGAGGTCTGA
- a CDS encoding clan AA aspartic protease encodes MGEVRASVRLVNAVDLDLVRGGLMTAEQVRSYDASALVDTGAISLVIPSFVAERLGLNRTGNWVAEFADGRLAEIDVVLELMDLMVDCYGRQLVPNPAHPDQPVIKIK; translated from the coding sequence GTGGGAGAGGTCCGAGCTTCAGTTCGACTCGTGAACGCGGTTGACCTGGACCTCGTACGCGGTGGGCTCATGACGGCTGAACAGGTGCGGTCGTACGACGCGAGTGCACTCGTCGACACTGGAGCGATTTCGCTGGTCATTCCTTCCTTTGTCGCGGAGAGACTCGGCTTGAATCGCACAGGCAATTGGGTGGCCGAGTTCGCGGACGGACGTCTTGCTGAAATCGACGTGGTGCTCGAGCTGATGGACCTCATGGTCGACTGCTACGGCCGACAGCTCGTGCCCAATCCCGCCCACCCCGACCAGCCAGTGATCAAGATCAAATGA
- a CDS encoding DUF6541 family protein, with protein MTVGVAFFFVVVCSGFAVLRPLRLPNALIALGLAPAAGLASLALVASLVTVRGLPLSLVDGLLVVAAVVGAVNLLQATSELWQTWARSPRSRVACLVLVAALSLTSAIVVWGCWRAEVPLWLDDGPFHVEHIDSLRRGQSWAGGWWPGLHASAAAFLLLFPGVDTAAGAFWVSLAVIPMAVLVVFGCGMALWDDPLPSALGALFLALTWVYLYDPNFVSSWAQMWGSLIAIALWATSGLYIKAQTARHLVLAILLAAGLALTHASDAPPALLGGLVILVFWRERVAWRRLALHSGICAVIGIAVVAPALQKLDALAHPEGPLAYAHTWALSEVRSGPDVSAIALLVYLARAISGVQFVDLAPRFTLLIIAATWAVRHRAGRIPLVLFAIFLATAVVFAYPENPTVQFLSEITFPWTERRRVAILVAGSACLLQGAAFADIGTAALRIWWQRLKQANSPSRSGAVAAVAALVLLSLAGADAMGIRARLGAQVQRVISYTPDDAAAMAWLRGNVGPTEIVANDWMADAGIWAPYKAGVRILIPRLGMEELFSSPDALWCWLVTTDEKCYERLTRKPDPSTSRRIDQVREILDNIGRLERAPEAYTLACSLGVRYVYRGAAVGSFQGRHFPTELELRRSPALDTVFQSGKASVFRVRCPP; from the coding sequence ATGACGGTGGGCGTCGCATTCTTTTTCGTCGTCGTTTGCTCGGGCTTCGCGGTGTTACGCCCGCTTCGTTTGCCCAACGCTCTCATCGCGCTCGGGCTCGCGCCCGCAGCAGGGCTCGCGAGCCTCGCTCTCGTCGCGAGCCTGGTCACTGTCCGAGGGCTCCCGCTGTCTCTGGTAGATGGCCTCCTCGTCGTGGCGGCCGTCGTCGGGGCGGTCAATCTGCTGCAGGCAACCTCCGAGCTGTGGCAGACCTGGGCCAGGTCGCCGCGATCTCGCGTCGCGTGCCTCGTCCTGGTGGCGGCCCTCTCCCTAACCTCGGCCATCGTGGTGTGGGGGTGCTGGCGTGCGGAGGTGCCGCTCTGGCTAGATGACGGACCGTTCCACGTCGAGCACATCGATAGCTTGAGGCGCGGCCAGTCGTGGGCGGGGGGCTGGTGGCCGGGGTTGCACGCGTCCGCAGCCGCGTTTTTGCTGCTTTTCCCCGGTGTTGACACAGCGGCCGGCGCGTTCTGGGTCTCGTTGGCCGTAATCCCGATGGCCGTGCTCGTAGTCTTTGGCTGCGGCATGGCGCTCTGGGACGATCCGCTGCCCTCGGCGCTGGGCGCGCTATTTCTCGCCTTGACCTGGGTGTATCTGTACGATCCGAACTTCGTCAGCTCATGGGCCCAGATGTGGGGATCCCTGATCGCCATCGCCCTTTGGGCCACCAGCGGCCTTTACATCAAGGCGCAGACGGCCCGTCACCTGGTCCTCGCGATCCTGCTGGCAGCCGGCCTGGCCTTGACCCACGCGAGCGACGCGCCGCCCGCGCTCCTCGGCGGGTTGGTCATCCTCGTTTTTTGGCGCGAGCGCGTGGCCTGGCGGCGTCTCGCCCTTCACTCGGGCATCTGCGCCGTCATTGGGATCGCCGTGGTCGCCCCGGCGCTTCAGAAGCTCGATGCGCTCGCGCATCCCGAGGGGCCGCTCGCCTATGCCCACACCTGGGCGCTCTCCGAGGTCCGATCCGGCCCAGACGTTAGCGCCATTGCTCTGCTTGTCTACCTCGCGCGCGCAATCAGCGGCGTGCAGTTCGTCGATCTGGCGCCTCGCTTTACGCTCCTGATCATTGCGGCCACCTGGGCTGTAAGGCATCGAGCCGGCCGGATTCCGCTGGTGCTGTTCGCCATCTTTCTGGCAACGGCCGTGGTTTTTGCCTATCCCGAAAACCCCACGGTGCAGTTTCTGTCGGAGATCACGTTCCCGTGGACGGAGCGAAGGCGCGTGGCGATCCTCGTGGCTGGTTCAGCGTGCCTGCTCCAGGGGGCGGCGTTCGCAGACATCGGAACTGCCGCGCTGCGTATCTGGTGGCAGAGGCTGAAGCAAGCCAACTCGCCATCTCGGAGTGGCGCAGTCGCGGCGGTAGCGGCGCTCGTGCTGCTGAGTCTGGCTGGCGCTGATGCCATGGGGATTCGCGCCCGCCTTGGCGCCCAGGTCCAGCGCGTGATCTCCTACACGCCGGACGACGCAGCGGCGATGGCCTGGCTGCGCGGGAACGTCGGGCCGACGGAAATCGTTGCGAACGATTGGATGGCGGATGCGGGAATCTGGGCACCTTATAAGGCGGGCGTGCGTATCCTCATCCCTCGGCTCGGGATGGAAGAGCTGTTCTCTTCGCCCGATGCCCTATGGTGTTGGCTCGTCACCACCGACGAAAAGTGCTACGAGCGGCTGACCCGCAAGCCCGACCCGAGCACATCGCGGCGCATCGATCAGGTCCGCGAGATACTTGACAACATCGGTCGCCTGGAGCGAGCACCCGAAGCCTACACGCTCGCGTGTTCGCTCGGGGTTCGCTATGTATACCGCGGAGCAGCCGTTGGGAGCTTTCAGGGGAGGCACTTTCCCACTGAGCTCGAGCTCCGGCGGTCCCCCGCGTTGGACACGGTGTTTCAGTCGGGGAAGGCTTCGGTGTTTCGGGTTCGCTGCCCGCCGTGA
- a CDS encoding lysylphosphatidylglycerol synthase transmembrane domain-containing protein, translating to MTIAEKQTTAASDASGATATTDAAEAGAAWHRWMAPAVAVLVAGMALYLGITVWSGHDRLLATLRRFPVQPYAPLVLGLVLVGWFLRALRWHYYARTLRWPVPFGPNVLAFCASFAFTATPGKAGEVVKAALLRARYGVSMADTAGVLLVERLGDVMAVLLLGIGGLALLPNGLGLFVFVLIAMGCAIAFLTTERLYGPTLRRLGTYPRFERIAAKLLQLVVTGRALLRPRPLAVGLAIAVVAWGCEALAFALILAGLGASVSTIAAFSVYAIATLVGAVTMLPGGIGGVEAAMLLLLAVLRVETGAAVASVLLIRLSTLYFVSVLGVGFMAAWWLRTSRHGGQRTRNTEAFPD from the coding sequence GTGACCATCGCGGAAAAGCAGACGACGGCGGCCTCTGACGCATCAGGTGCGACCGCGACCACCGACGCCGCCGAAGCGGGCGCTGCCTGGCACCGGTGGATGGCGCCCGCCGTCGCGGTGCTGGTGGCGGGCATGGCGCTGTACCTCGGCATCACCGTTTGGTCCGGGCACGATCGGCTCCTCGCGACCCTGCGACGCTTCCCGGTCCAGCCATACGCCCCACTCGTCCTGGGACTCGTGCTCGTCGGCTGGTTCCTGCGAGCCCTGCGGTGGCACTACTATGCCCGCACCCTCCGCTGGCCCGTGCCCTTCGGGCCCAACGTGCTCGCCTTCTGCGCAAGCTTCGCCTTTACCGCCACGCCAGGCAAGGCGGGCGAGGTCGTGAAGGCGGCGCTGCTGCGCGCGCGCTACGGGGTCTCCATGGCGGACACGGCGGGGGTGCTGCTCGTGGAGCGCCTCGGCGACGTGATGGCGGTGCTGCTCCTGGGAATCGGCGGGCTGGCGCTGCTGCCCAATGGGCTCGGGCTCTTCGTCTTCGTCCTGATCGCGATGGGCTGCGCGATCGCGTTCCTCACCACCGAGCGCCTGTATGGACCAACCCTCCGCCGGCTCGGAACGTATCCACGCTTCGAACGGATCGCGGCCAAGCTCTTGCAGCTCGTCGTGACCGGCCGCGCGCTCCTTCGACCCCGACCCCTCGCCGTGGGTCTCGCGATCGCCGTCGTCGCCTGGGGATGCGAGGCGCTCGCCTTTGCGCTCATCCTCGCGGGGCTGGGCGCGAGCGTTTCCACGATCGCCGCGTTCTCGGTCTACGCCATTGCGACGCTGGTTGGCGCCGTGACGATGCTTCCTGGCGGCATTGGCGGGGTCGAGGCGGCCATGCTCCTTCTCCTGGCCGTGCTGCGGGTGGAAACGGGCGCCGCGGTCGCGTCGGTGCTGCTGATCCGGCTCAGCACGCTGTACTTCGTCAGCGTGCTCGGCGTGGGATTTATGGCGGCGTGGTGGCTGCGAACCTCACGTCACGGCGGGCAGCGAACCCGAAACACCGAAGCCTTCCCCGACTGA